In Notolabrus celidotus isolate fNotCel1 chromosome 10, fNotCel1.pri, whole genome shotgun sequence, one DNA window encodes the following:
- the spryd7b gene encoding SPRY domain-containing protein 7b, translating to MAAMFTCCLGCCGDGGTGHIPLKEMPTVQLDTHHMGTDVVIVKSGRRICGTGGCLANAPLHQNKSYFEFKIQSTGVWGIGVATQKVNLNQVPMGRDTNSLVLRHDGSVYHNNEEKNRLPANSLPQEGDIVGITYDHVELNLYLNGKNMHCPASGIRGTVYPVVYVDDSAILDCQFSDFYHTAPQGFEKILFEQQIF from the exons ATGGCTGCGATGTTTACGTGTTGTTTAGGCTGCTGTGGAGATGGCGGAACGGGGCACATTCCCCTCAAAGAAATGCCCACGGTTCAGTTAGATACCCACCACATGG gCACAGATGTTGTCATTGTGAAGAGCGGCAGGAGAATATGTGGCACCGGAGGCTGCCTGGCCAACGCTCCCCTCCACCAGAACAAAAGTTATTTTGAGTTTAAGATCCAGTCCACTG gtgtgtgggGGATCGGTGTGGCTACACAGAAGGTGAATCTTAATCAAGTGCCTATGGGCAGGGACACGAACAGCCTCGTCTTGAGGCACGACGGGTCTGTGTACCATAATAATGAAGAGAAGAATCGTCTGCCTGCGAACAGCCTTCCTCAGGAGGGGGATATTGTG GGCATCACATATGACCACGTCGAGTTGAATTTGTATCTGAATGGAAAGAACATGCATTGTCCTGCCTCAGGGATCCGAGGAACTGTCTACCCTGTAGTTTATG tGGATGACAGTGCCATCTTAGACTGCCAGTTTAGTGACTTCTATCACACAGCTCCACAAGGATTTGAGAAAATCCTCTTCGAACAACAAATCTTCTAA
- the trim13 gene encoding tripartite motif-containing 13 isoform X2, with the protein MAWKQGKKIKGTMEQLEEELTCPICCGLFEDPRVLLCSHSFCKKCLEGLLEGTRGPAFRTPFKCPTCRKESPHNGANSLQINYSLRGIVEKYSKIRFMPKMSVCKQHCAQPLNIFCSTDLKLICGFCATTDDHRGHKFCSLEEAYEREKEAFEELLRGVESWQSADILSCLETLQASKKKALQSVTKDAEKVTDYFDKLISAIECKKNEILSDFETLKLVVLQAYDPEITKLSAAMEEHRRALSIAESFRNVSDPLCFLQQMQEFREKLGILKETPLPSRKDTDVGPLVRNFDVKMWDSLRLREIDKISVPHESGSYRVGGSRMSVTRWIILFLCVLLPTVLLLLLQPHILASSVSLQIEPFLTAASSQIAHTGVYLREMTDMYARLMGAGQECIVNFIDYTVSFIGSCKLH; encoded by the exons ATGGCATGGAAACAAGGGAAGAAAATCAAG GGTACCATGGAGCAGCTTGAGGAGGAACTTACATGCCCAATCTGCTGTGGTCTCTTCGAGGACCCACGGGTGCTGCTTTGCTCACACAGCTTTTGCAAGAAATGCTTGGAGGGACTCCTGGAGGGAACCCGAGGTCCAGCTTTCAGAACACCTTTCAAATGCCCAACATGCCGCAAAGAGAGCCCTCACAACGGCGCAAACAGCCTGCAGATCAACTACTCTCTGCGCGGAATAGTGGAGAAATACAGCAAAATCAGGTTCATGCCTAAGATGTCTGTTTGTAAACAACACTGCGCCCAGCCGTTAAACATATTTTGCTCCACGGACTTGAAACTCATTTGTGGGTTTTGCGCCACAACAGATGATCACAGAGGGCATAAATTCTGCTCCTTGGAGGAGGCATATGAGCGGGAGAAAGAGGCGTTTGAAGAGCTGCTTCGCGGGGTGGAGAGCTGGCAAAGCGCAGACATCCTGTCCTGCCTGGAGACACTACAAGCCAGTAAGAAAAAGGCGCTTCAGTCAGTGACCAAGGACGCAGAGAAGGTAACCGACTACTTCGACAAACTCATCAGTGCCATCGAATGCAAAAAGAATGAGATCCTCTCCGATTTCGAAACACTAAAGCTGGTGGTGCTGCAAGCGTACGACCCGGAGATCACCAAGCTGAGCGCAGCGATGGAGGAGCACAGACGGGCGCTCAGCATCGCAGAGTCTTTCAGGAACGTCTCCGACcccctgtgttttctgcagcagatGCAAGAGTTTCGGGAGAAGTTAGGGATCCTTAAGGAGACTCCTCTGCCCTCTCGCAAGGACACGGACGTCGGTCCACTCGTGCGTAATTTCGATGTCAAAATGTGGGACTCGTTGAGGCTCAGAGAGATTGACAAGATTTCAGTTCCCCATGAGAGTGGCTCCTACCGAGTGGGGGGCTCGCGGATGTCAGTGACCAGATGGATCAtcttatttctgtgtgtgttactgccaacagtcctgctgctgctgctgcagccgcACATCCTTGCATCCTCCGTGTCTCTGCAGATCGAGCCGTTTCTCACTGCAGCCTCATCGCAGATTGCCCACACCGGTGTGTACCTGCGGGAAATGACTGACATGTACGCACGATTAATGGGTGCAGGTCAGGAATGTATTGTGAACTTTATCGACTACACTGTCAGTTTTATTGGCAGCTGTAAGTTGCATTAA
- the trim13 gene encoding tripartite motif-containing 13 isoform X1: protein MIALHCASQQLGTMEQLEEELTCPICCGLFEDPRVLLCSHSFCKKCLEGLLEGTRGPAFRTPFKCPTCRKESPHNGANSLQINYSLRGIVEKYSKIRFMPKMSVCKQHCAQPLNIFCSTDLKLICGFCATTDDHRGHKFCSLEEAYEREKEAFEELLRGVESWQSADILSCLETLQASKKKALQSVTKDAEKVTDYFDKLISAIECKKNEILSDFETLKLVVLQAYDPEITKLSAAMEEHRRALSIAESFRNVSDPLCFLQQMQEFREKLGILKETPLPSRKDTDVGPLVRNFDVKMWDSLRLREIDKISVPHESGSYRVGGSRMSVTRWIILFLCVLLPTVLLLLLQPHILASSVSLQIEPFLTAASSQIAHTGVYLREMTDMYARLMGAGQECIVNFIDYTVSFIGSCKLH from the exons ATGATTGCGTTGCACTGTGCGTCTCAGCAGCTG GGTACCATGGAGCAGCTTGAGGAGGAACTTACATGCCCAATCTGCTGTGGTCTCTTCGAGGACCCACGGGTGCTGCTTTGCTCACACAGCTTTTGCAAGAAATGCTTGGAGGGACTCCTGGAGGGAACCCGAGGTCCAGCTTTCAGAACACCTTTCAAATGCCCAACATGCCGCAAAGAGAGCCCTCACAACGGCGCAAACAGCCTGCAGATCAACTACTCTCTGCGCGGAATAGTGGAGAAATACAGCAAAATCAGGTTCATGCCTAAGATGTCTGTTTGTAAACAACACTGCGCCCAGCCGTTAAACATATTTTGCTCCACGGACTTGAAACTCATTTGTGGGTTTTGCGCCACAACAGATGATCACAGAGGGCATAAATTCTGCTCCTTGGAGGAGGCATATGAGCGGGAGAAAGAGGCGTTTGAAGAGCTGCTTCGCGGGGTGGAGAGCTGGCAAAGCGCAGACATCCTGTCCTGCCTGGAGACACTACAAGCCAGTAAGAAAAAGGCGCTTCAGTCAGTGACCAAGGACGCAGAGAAGGTAACCGACTACTTCGACAAACTCATCAGTGCCATCGAATGCAAAAAGAATGAGATCCTCTCCGATTTCGAAACACTAAAGCTGGTGGTGCTGCAAGCGTACGACCCGGAGATCACCAAGCTGAGCGCAGCGATGGAGGAGCACAGACGGGCGCTCAGCATCGCAGAGTCTTTCAGGAACGTCTCCGACcccctgtgttttctgcagcagatGCAAGAGTTTCGGGAGAAGTTAGGGATCCTTAAGGAGACTCCTCTGCCCTCTCGCAAGGACACGGACGTCGGTCCACTCGTGCGTAATTTCGATGTCAAAATGTGGGACTCGTTGAGGCTCAGAGAGATTGACAAGATTTCAGTTCCCCATGAGAGTGGCTCCTACCGAGTGGGGGGCTCGCGGATGTCAGTGACCAGATGGATCAtcttatttctgtgtgtgttactgccaacagtcctgctgctgctgctgcagccgcACATCCTTGCATCCTCCGTGTCTCTGCAGATCGAGCCGTTTCTCACTGCAGCCTCATCGCAGATTGCCCACACCGGTGTGTACCTGCGGGAAATGACTGACATGTACGCACGATTAATGGGTGCAGGTCAGGAATGTATTGTGAACTTTATCGACTACACTGTCAGTTTTATTGGCAGCTGTAAGTTGCATTAA
- the trim13 gene encoding tripartite motif-containing 13 isoform X3 produces the protein MEQLEEELTCPICCGLFEDPRVLLCSHSFCKKCLEGLLEGTRGPAFRTPFKCPTCRKESPHNGANSLQINYSLRGIVEKYSKIRFMPKMSVCKQHCAQPLNIFCSTDLKLICGFCATTDDHRGHKFCSLEEAYEREKEAFEELLRGVESWQSADILSCLETLQASKKKALQSVTKDAEKVTDYFDKLISAIECKKNEILSDFETLKLVVLQAYDPEITKLSAAMEEHRRALSIAESFRNVSDPLCFLQQMQEFREKLGILKETPLPSRKDTDVGPLVRNFDVKMWDSLRLREIDKISVPHESGSYRVGGSRMSVTRWIILFLCVLLPTVLLLLLQPHILASSVSLQIEPFLTAASSQIAHTGVYLREMTDMYARLMGAGQECIVNFIDYTVSFIGSCKLH, from the coding sequence ATGGAGCAGCTTGAGGAGGAACTTACATGCCCAATCTGCTGTGGTCTCTTCGAGGACCCACGGGTGCTGCTTTGCTCACACAGCTTTTGCAAGAAATGCTTGGAGGGACTCCTGGAGGGAACCCGAGGTCCAGCTTTCAGAACACCTTTCAAATGCCCAACATGCCGCAAAGAGAGCCCTCACAACGGCGCAAACAGCCTGCAGATCAACTACTCTCTGCGCGGAATAGTGGAGAAATACAGCAAAATCAGGTTCATGCCTAAGATGTCTGTTTGTAAACAACACTGCGCCCAGCCGTTAAACATATTTTGCTCCACGGACTTGAAACTCATTTGTGGGTTTTGCGCCACAACAGATGATCACAGAGGGCATAAATTCTGCTCCTTGGAGGAGGCATATGAGCGGGAGAAAGAGGCGTTTGAAGAGCTGCTTCGCGGGGTGGAGAGCTGGCAAAGCGCAGACATCCTGTCCTGCCTGGAGACACTACAAGCCAGTAAGAAAAAGGCGCTTCAGTCAGTGACCAAGGACGCAGAGAAGGTAACCGACTACTTCGACAAACTCATCAGTGCCATCGAATGCAAAAAGAATGAGATCCTCTCCGATTTCGAAACACTAAAGCTGGTGGTGCTGCAAGCGTACGACCCGGAGATCACCAAGCTGAGCGCAGCGATGGAGGAGCACAGACGGGCGCTCAGCATCGCAGAGTCTTTCAGGAACGTCTCCGACcccctgtgttttctgcagcagatGCAAGAGTTTCGGGAGAAGTTAGGGATCCTTAAGGAGACTCCTCTGCCCTCTCGCAAGGACACGGACGTCGGTCCACTCGTGCGTAATTTCGATGTCAAAATGTGGGACTCGTTGAGGCTCAGAGAGATTGACAAGATTTCAGTTCCCCATGAGAGTGGCTCCTACCGAGTGGGGGGCTCGCGGATGTCAGTGACCAGATGGATCAtcttatttctgtgtgtgttactgccaacagtcctgctgctgctgctgcagccgcACATCCTTGCATCCTCCGTGTCTCTGCAGATCGAGCCGTTTCTCACTGCAGCCTCATCGCAGATTGCCCACACCGGTGTGTACCTGCGGGAAATGACTGACATGTACGCACGATTAATGGGTGCAGGTCAGGAATGTATTGTGAACTTTATCGACTACACTGTCAGTTTTATTGGCAGCTGTAAGTTGCATTAA